ATAGGATGTAGGGACATAAAAAAAGGAGGTTGTTACGATGTCAGATGGATGCGGATACGGCGGAGGTTTCGCTTTGCTTGTTGTATTGTTCATTCTTTTAATCATTATCGGAGCGTCTTGGGGTTTCGGTTACTAAAGTAGACTTCGTTAGGAGGTTTTAAAATGTACGGATATGGCGGATGCGGTGGTTATGGCGGCTACGGTGTAGGAGGAGTGGGTTACGGCAGCGGTTTTGTTTTAATCGTTGTCTTGTTTATCCTCTTGATCATCGTCGGCTGCGCATGCTATTTCTAATTTTAAAATAAAATGGTGCTTGGGCCGCTGGTTCAAGCACTTTTTTATTTTAAAGGTTCTAATTCTTTTGGTTACAAAGCATGATGAAAAAAATGTGAATACCTGTTATTTTTATATAAATTAAAAATATTCCGAAAACGGTGTTTCTTTTTTCGTGCTCGTTCGTCTAACTGTTTGTAAAAGGGGGGAGAAATTTGAGCGATTATTACAGCATTCATTTCCAAAAGGTATATGAGGAATACAGTGATAAGGTTTACGGCTATTTGCTGTTATTAACCGGTAAAAAGGAAGTCGCAGAGGATTTAACCCAGGAAACTTTTTTAAGAGTATACAAGAATATCCATCAATTTAATGGTGATTCACAAATTTTCACTTGGTTGGTGAAAATAGCTCGAAATGTGGCAATTGATCATTTAAGAAGAGGGAGAAGGCTGCGCTTTTTTTCATTGGACAGGTATGCAATCCAATCGAGCCAGCCTTCTCCTGTAGAGATCATCGTAAAGGGAGAAAAAACATCTCTTCTGTATAAAGCGATTAAAGCATTGAAACTTAACTATCAGGAAGTATTGATTTTAAGGAAAATCAAAGAATTTTCGATTAAGGAGACCGCCCTGATTCTTGGCTGGAGCGAAAGTAAGGTGAAAATAACCACATCAAGGGCAATGGCAGCCTTAAAAAAAGAGTTGAAGAGAAGAGGGGAACTCATTGAGGAAATCATTTGAACTAGAAGATGGCTTCAGGCACCTAAACAAAATTCCTAGATCGGAAATACAAAAGAGGAAAACGTATAATACCATCATCCAAACCCCGAGTACGGATAGACATATATTCTCCATGGTCAAGAATTGGACAGGCGGGTTCCTCACTTTGGTGTTGATTTTGGCTTGTACAGCCTTCCTCTTTAATGAAATTAAAGCTCCTGCGCAAGATAGGCAAACCGCTCTTGAACACAGGCGGTTTCCTCACTTTGGTGTTGATTTTGGCTTGTACAGCCTTCCTCTTTAATGAAATTAAAGCTCCTGCGCAAGATAGGCAAACCGCTCTTGAACCGCCACAGGTATTGGAAGCAAGCGTTCCTGTCATTACATATCTCGCCAAGTCGGATTCAGCAGAGCATTTTAGCCTTCACTCGAACCTTACCAGAAAGGGAGTTTCCATTATTGATGAGCCTAACTGGATGGAGTCGCTGAATAGGACTGTTAACGGACGAAATAGGGTCGAGGATCAACCGGCAATCGAAAAAGGATATGATTTATTATTGATATATGAGAACCGGAAGCCTGTGAAATGCAAGTTATGGATACATGAAGACAATGTATATATGAAAAGCTTAAAAGATAAACAGGTATTTAAAATGGAAGAAGAAAAAGCTCAAATGATCATCTCGATGATATTGGATATGGAAAAACAGGTTCAATTTTGAGCCTGTTTTTCTTATATGTAAATTGTATCTTAAGAACTATTTTAAAAAATAATGACGAAAAATGTTTAGAGTGTCGAAGAACGTGGTAAAAGCAGGGTTGTACTTATAAATCAACTTGAATATACAGGAGGATTAGAGATGAAAAGGGGTCTAGCATTCATTTTAGCAGCATCGCTGCTCATCGGCTTACTTGCTGGTTGCTCAGGGGGGCAAAACGCAGAAGCTGAAAAAACGAAAGATGGTAAAGTGGTCGTGGATTTCTGGACATTCTGGGGATCAGAGACACGCCGGCCAATCATTGAAAAAATCATTGATGACTATAATAATTCCCAGGACAAGGTTTTTGTAAAACACACATTCCTGCCTTGGGGTGATATCTGGACTAAGAACCTTGCATCAGTTGCAGCCGGTAATCCAGCGGATGTCATCGTCAATGATATCAACACTGTTGCTCAGCGTGCTGAAAACAAACAGGTTGAAGATTTGAGCAAGTATGTTGATGATTCATTCAAGCAGAAGTTCTATCCGCATCTTTGGGATACGGTTGAACACGATGGAAAGACATACGCGGTACCTTTCAATACTGATACGCGCCTTCTTTTTTATAACAAAAAGGCCTTCGAGGAAGCTGGGCTCGATCCGAACAAGCCGCCAGCAACTTGGGCTGAATTAGAAGAATATGCAAAAAAATTAGATGTGAAGACTGGCGATAAATATGATCGAATTGGTTTCTATCCACTATGGGGAAGTATGGGTGCATCAAGCTGGATGACGAATGCAGATGGTGGAAAAGGATTTATCGAGAATGGAGAGTTGGCAATCAACACTCCAAAAAAAGCTGAGGCGCTGAATTGGATTCTTGGTTGGAAAGATCGTCTTGGCGAAAATACTGTGCAGGCTTTCCAGGCGGAATTTGGCAGTGAGCAATCCAATCCATTTATTGCAGGAAAAGTAGCAATGTGGGTTGATGTGGGTACATTCTACACCCAATTGAGAGATTACGGACAGGATGTCGAATTTGGTGTAGCTCCGATTCCCGCTTATGAAGAAGGTTCAGGAAACTGGGCAGAAGGCGGCGGGTTTGTTGTTGAAGTTCCTAAAGGGTCCAAGCATCCAAAAGAAGCGATGGATTTCATTAAGTATTTGACAGATATGGAAGCCCAGAAATATTGGGCAGTCAAAAACTATGACAATGTAGCGAACAGTGAAGCGGCAGAGGCAGCCCTTAATGATCTTAAAGGACCGGATAAGATGGTTTATGAAGCTACTGTCAAAAATCTGGAGCAAACCAAAATGTTCCCGGTACCAGTTGAATATCCAGATTATCATAGCAGGCTGAATCCGCATATCGATAACGCTTTGTTAGGAAAGACAACTCCTGAAAAAGCATTGAAGCAAGCGGAAGAAGATATCGAAAAAATGAAGAAGTAGTGAATCAAAAGAGAAGGCGCATAACGCCCTTCTCTTTTTGAAAAGCTTTTAGGGCGCATTTGAGACTAATTAATGGATAGCTGATTCCAATAGTCATGGCATTCTAAGTTAAACGCAACAAGGGGGTTTAGGAAAGTATGAAGTCATCAGAAAGCACACTAGTGCACACAGAAGCTGGGCCTAAAGTCATAAGAGAGCGTAAAACTGCAGAAGCATCCCGACCAAAGGGTCTCAGCAGAAAAGCTAAGGACAATCTGGCTGGCTATTTATTCATTTCTCCATGGATCATTGGGTTTCTCGGTCTGACCTTAGGGC
The nucleotide sequence above comes from Mesobacillus jeotgali. Encoded proteins:
- a CDS encoding YjcZ family sporulation protein — translated: MSDGCGYGGGFALLVVLFILLIIIGASWGFGY
- a CDS encoding YjcZ family sporulation protein; its protein translation is MYGYGGCGGYGGYGVGGVGYGSGFVLIVVLFILLIIVGCACYF
- a CDS encoding RNA polymerase sigma factor, which translates into the protein MSDYYSIHFQKVYEEYSDKVYGYLLLLTGKKEVAEDLTQETFLRVYKNIHQFNGDSQIFTWLVKIARNVAIDHLRRGRRLRFFSLDRYAIQSSQPSPVEIIVKGEKTSLLYKAIKALKLNYQEVLILRKIKEFSIKETALILGWSESKVKITTSRAMAALKKELKRRGELIEEII
- a CDS encoding ABC transporter substrate-binding protein: MKRGLAFILAASLLIGLLAGCSGGQNAEAEKTKDGKVVVDFWTFWGSETRRPIIEKIIDDYNNSQDKVFVKHTFLPWGDIWTKNLASVAAGNPADVIVNDINTVAQRAENKQVEDLSKYVDDSFKQKFYPHLWDTVEHDGKTYAVPFNTDTRLLFYNKKAFEEAGLDPNKPPATWAELEEYAKKLDVKTGDKYDRIGFYPLWGSMGASSWMTNADGGKGFIENGELAINTPKKAEALNWILGWKDRLGENTVQAFQAEFGSEQSNPFIAGKVAMWVDVGTFYTQLRDYGQDVEFGVAPIPAYEEGSGNWAEGGGFVVEVPKGSKHPKEAMDFIKYLTDMEAQKYWAVKNYDNVANSEAAEAALNDLKGPDKMVYEATVKNLEQTKMFPVPVEYPDYHSRLNPHIDNALLGKTTPEKALKQAEEDIEKMKK